GCGTCTTTGCGGTCTTTACAAAATCTTCAAAGAAATAGCGCTTAGCCTCTTCACGAGTGGCAAAGGGACTCGGCACCAAATTCAATAAATATTCGTAATACTCATGAGCTTGCGGATTGCCTTCGGGTCCGATGTCCTCAATGACAAGATGACTGAGGTATTGCGGAAAACGAGAGGCGAAGTTCAATACGTTGCGACCGCCCATGGAGTGACCGACAAGAATGAATTTGTCCCAACCAAGCTCATCGACAATTTTTTTAAGATCATTGGCGTAATCTTCGGGAGAGTAACCCTCCGAAGGCTGAAAAGAACGGCCGTGCCCGCGTTGATCGTAGGCCAAGCAATGTTCCGTGGCCTCAAGGCCAGAGATGATTCGACGCCAGTTTTGCCCATAACCCATCAAACCGTGCACGAAAATCCACTTCCGTCCATCTTCAGGGCCATAAAAATGATGGTAAAAATTCGCTAAATAAGACATGACCTTTTTATACCCCCGAGAAAAGGTCTCAACAACGTTTGAATTTTGATGCGAAGGGATGTAGATTCAGCCTCGATGACATCTCAGCAAAAGCCCCAGCTCCATGAGGACTGGATCGACTCCTACGCATTAAGAATTGTCCGAAGTCTGCAAGACTCCGGGTTTGAAACCTACCTTGTGGGCGGCTGTGTTCGCGACTTGCTTGTTGGCATTCATCCCAAAGACTTTGACATCGCCACCAACGCTCTTCCTAATCAAGTTCGCAAAAAAGTTCCCAATGCCTACGTGATCGGACGTCGCTTTAAGCTGGTTCTTGTCAAACGCGGCGATCAGCAATTTGAAGTCGCTACGTTCCGCCGCAACGTCACTCCTGAAGAATTAACAGCCATGGGAGATGACACCGTCGAGGGAGACAACTACTTCGGCACTGTCGAAGAAGATGCACAACGCCGCGACTTCACGGCCAATGCAATTTTTTACGATCCCGTTCAACACAAATTGCTGGATCACTGCGGAGGTCTTCAAGACATTCAAGATCGTGTTTTGCGCATGATCGGCGATCCGAAGGAACGCTTTATCGAAGATCCAATTCGCATTTTGCGCGCGATTCGTTTGTCGCATAAGTTGCATTTTTCTATTGAGTCTTCGATGCGCGCGGCGATTGCCGAATGCAGTGTGGAGCTTAAAAAATCCGTACTTCCCCGCCGTCGCGAAGAGTGGTTGAAGTTCTTACGTTTAAACGAACCTCACCGCGCCTTCATGGAGCTTTTTGATTTGCACATCATGGAGCAAATTCTTCCTGGCTTGCAATCCGTGTTCGTAGATCCTGCAAAAATGGAGACTTTCGAAATCCATCTTGCAAGAATCAATTCCGCACAAATCGATAAAGCCAATCCGATCGAGCTTTTTGCGGGCTTTATGCTGGCATTCATGAAAGCGCAATACGGTGAAGAGCCTTGGAATCACGATGAACTTGCGAATGATCCGAAGCTTGCGTATTTCATGCGCGAAGAGATGGGTATTTTCAAACAAGAGATCACGATCTTCTTTAAAGCTTTGCACATCATGCAAGGTCTGCACAGAATCGAAAACTACTCTCGCAAAGGAGAGCGTCGTCAAATGGCATTCATTCACAATGAATCGTTTGGCCTGGCTTTGAAACTGGCGAAAATGGATTACTCTCTTTCCGGCGCACAGCTAGCGTACTGGATGCAACAAATCGAAAAATACCGAGGTGGCCTTCCAATGAAGACCACTGAGGAACCTCAACACTAATCTTACGTTTCATATTCTCATTATAGTACATCGAGCTTCGATCTGAGGCTCGGAACTTGTTCCGTACTGATTGTCATAAGATAATCAAATTGTGTAACCATTAAGGAGTCGTCTCAAAGTGGCCTAAAGCCAGCAACACGAAGACTCCAGGGAAGGTTAGCGATGGGGCAAGACAAAAAGAATACGTTTTTGATTATCAGTGGTGATAAGACGCGCATCCAGCGCTGCACCGATATTCTCACAAGAAATTTTGAAAACAGTTCCGTCTTTCATGGAGCGGAATGGTTTGAAGCCAAATACAAACTCGACAACGTTCATCCAAAGGCCGTGCTTGTCGATGAATATCTTCCTAAAGGTTCTGGCTTTGATATCGTCGCTAAAATTTTAAAAGAAAAAAACAATAAAGACATTGCGATCATCATCATGTCTTACATCGCTGATCACGATATGTTTTCTTCCGAGGTTGCTTCAGGCCGAGTTCAGTTTCTTACCGAGCCTGATCGCGAACAAGCTCTGGTCGACTGCATTTCTAAAGTCGTTTCTCCGAAAAAGAACGACGATCAACCGCAATATCAACTAAAACAACTGCAGGCCGGTGAAGTGCTTTTCAAAGAAGGCGACAGC
This region of Bdellovibrio sp. BCCA genomic DNA includes:
- a CDS encoding alpha/beta fold hydrolase produces the protein MSYLANFYHHFYGPEDGRKWIFVHGLMGYGQNWRRIISGLEATEHCLAYDQRGHGRSFQPSEGYSPEDYANDLKKIVDELGWDKFILVGHSMGGRNVLNFASRFPQYLSHLVIEDIGPEGNPQAHEYYEYLLNLVPSPFATREEAKRYFFEDFVKTAKTRENVQVMANYFYSNMEEKPNGTVDWRFSKQAIIDSVRLGRQGDRWAEVGSLKVPTLLVRGGNSKELSRENYEKMLAHNSMIKGVEIPNAGHWVHSDQPQAFIEALKMFVGGF
- a CDS encoding CCA tRNA nucleotidyltransferase; this encodes MTSQQKPQLHEDWIDSYALRIVRSLQDSGFETYLVGGCVRDLLVGIHPKDFDIATNALPNQVRKKVPNAYVIGRRFKLVLVKRGDQQFEVATFRRNVTPEELTAMGDDTVEGDNYFGTVEEDAQRRDFTANAIFYDPVQHKLLDHCGGLQDIQDRVLRMIGDPKERFIEDPIRILRAIRLSHKLHFSIESSMRAAIAECSVELKKSVLPRRREEWLKFLRLNEPHRAFMELFDLHIMEQILPGLQSVFVDPAKMETFEIHLARINSAQIDKANPIELFAGFMLAFMKAQYGEEPWNHDELANDPKLAYFMREEMGIFKQEITIFFKALHIMQGLHRIENYSRKGERRQMAFIHNESFGLALKLAKMDYSLSGAQLAYWMQQIEKYRGGLPMKTTEEPQH
- a CDS encoding cyclic nucleotide-binding domain-containing protein; translated protein: MGQDKKNTFLIISGDKTRIQRCTDILTRNFENSSVFHGAEWFEAKYKLDNVHPKAVLVDEYLPKGSGFDIVAKILKEKNNKDIAIIIMSYIADHDMFSSEVASGRVQFLTEPDREQALVDCISKVVSPKKNDDQPQYQLKQLQAGEVLFKEGDSTELAYIVKKGSLRAYCLGHDGDKVMLGEIMAGEFVGEMGHFNHDPRSATVEAITEVELIAIPNKNLDNVIFARPSWAKALVKTLSQRLKKANKALTG